The following are encoded together in the Nocardioides okcheonensis genome:
- a CDS encoding RibD family protein, which translates to MPERPYTVLSCSVSLDGYLGGATRERLVLSNAADLARVDAVRADSDAILVGAGTVRDDDPRLLVRDPLLRADRRSRGLPESPVKVTLTRGGGLDPRSRFFTLGRCEKLVYCASGSAPGVRRRLGDVATVVDAGADVDVVRLCRDLLDRGVRRLMVEGGGQVHTQFLTASAADELHLVVAPFFVGSSSARRFVGDGAFPWHPGRRARLAETRQIGDVVLLRYALSPRFEDGP; encoded by the coding sequence GTGCCTGAGCGGCCCTACACGGTCCTGAGCTGCAGCGTCTCGCTCGACGGCTACCTCGGCGGCGCCACCCGAGAGCGGCTGGTGCTGTCCAACGCCGCCGACCTCGCCCGCGTCGACGCCGTCCGTGCGGACAGCGACGCGATCCTCGTCGGCGCCGGCACCGTCCGTGACGACGACCCGCGGCTGCTCGTGCGCGACCCGCTGCTGCGCGCCGACCGCCGCTCGCGGGGGCTGCCCGAGTCACCGGTCAAGGTCACCCTCACCCGCGGCGGCGGCCTGGACCCCCGGAGCCGGTTCTTCACGCTGGGGCGGTGCGAGAAGCTCGTCTACTGCGCGAGCGGCTCCGCTCCCGGGGTGCGCCGCCGGCTGGGTGACGTCGCGACCGTCGTCGACGCGGGCGCGGACGTCGACGTGGTCCGGCTCTGCCGCGACCTCCTCGACCGCGGCGTGCGGCGCCTGATGGTCGAGGGCGGCGGGCAGGTGCACACGCAGTTCCTCACCGCGTCCGCGGCCGACGAGCTGCACCTCGTCGTCGCCCCGTTCTTCGTCGGCTCCTCGAGCGCGCGCCGCTTCGTGGGCGACGGCGCGTTCCCGTGGCACCCCGGTCGCCGGGCCAGGCTCGCGGAGACCCGCCAGATCGGCGACGTGGTGCTCCTGCGCTACGCCCTGTCGCCGCGCTTCGAGGACGGACCGTGA